The Armatimonadota bacterium genome has a segment encoding these proteins:
- the rsgA gene encoding ribosome small subunit-dependent GTPase A — MEELELTLEDLGFDDEFADRFGAYASEGYRPGRISLEHKNLYTVLTGNDEMMAFPTGRMYYDALGREDLPVVGDWVAARIFDEQPPKAVIHAILPRRSKFSRKQAGKRIAEQPLAANIDTVFVVIGLDGDYSVRRVERYLTLAWESGAEPVVLLTKSDLCPEVEERLAEVEASAPGVPVHALSVIEQQGLEQLPRYLVRGKTVALLGSSGVGKSTILNHLLGKEVQRTQEVREDDSRGRHTTTHRQMFVLPSGGLVIDTPGMRELQLWNAEGGLADAFSDISALAEGCRFADCRHENEPGCRVQEALSTGVLSEGRFESYRKLRKELSYLERKQDVEAAQIEKEKWKKIHKQIRQMEKK, encoded by the coding sequence ATGGAGGAACTCGAATTGACACTGGAAGATCTCGGATTCGATGATGAGTTCGCCGATCGCTTCGGCGCATACGCATCCGAGGGTTACCGCCCAGGCCGGATCAGCCTGGAACACAAGAACCTGTATACAGTCCTTACCGGGAATGATGAGATGATGGCCTTCCCGACCGGGAGGATGTACTACGACGCACTCGGCAGGGAGGACCTGCCCGTCGTCGGCGACTGGGTGGCCGCGCGCATCTTCGACGAACAGCCGCCCAAGGCCGTGATCCACGCGATCCTGCCCAGGAGGAGCAAGTTCTCCCGCAAGCAGGCCGGGAAACGGATCGCCGAACAGCCGCTCGCGGCGAACATCGACACTGTGTTTGTGGTCATCGGCCTCGACGGCGACTACAGCGTGCGAAGGGTCGAGCGCTACCTTACGCTCGCCTGGGAGAGCGGCGCCGAGCCCGTCGTGCTGCTCACGAAGTCCGACCTGTGCCCGGAGGTCGAGGAGCGCCTGGCTGAGGTGGAGGCATCCGCGCCGGGAGTGCCGGTGCACGCGCTGAGCGTGATCGAGCAACAGGGGCTGGAGCAGTTGCCGAGATACCTCGTGAGGGGGAAGACGGTGGCCCTGCTCGGCTCATCGGGCGTGGGGAAATCGACGATTCTCAACCATCTGCTCGGCAAAGAGGTCCAGCGCACCCAGGAGGTTCGCGAGGACGACAGCCGGGGCCGCCACACGACGACCCACCGGCAGATGTTCGTGCTCCCGTCCGGCGGGCTGGTGATAGATACGCCGGGGATGCGCGAACTCCAGCTGTGGAACGCGGAGGGCGGGCTGGCCGACGCGTTCAGCGACATCTCGGCGCTGGCGGAGGGATGCCGGTTCGCCGACTGCCGACACGAGAACGAGCCGGGATGCCGGGTGCAGGAAGCGCTCTCCACGGGGGTGTTGAGTGAGGGACGCTTCGAGAGCTACCGGAAGCTTCGGAAGGAACTGAGCTACCTGGAGCGCAAGCAGGATGTCGAGGCCGCGCAGATCGAGAAGGAGAAGTGGAAGAAGATCCACAAGCAGATCAGGCAGATGGAGAAGAAGTAG